Proteins from one Erysipelothrix larvae genomic window:
- a CDS encoding DUF4406 domain-containing protein, with the protein MGINMKNAEGYHDPTPHKALSNITREERAAAKAAFKPLVYICSPFSGDIEINNKRTREFCRFAFDKGNIPLAPHLMFPQFMDDNNEQERDLAIFMDIILMGKCQEVWVLGDVISRGMSIEIEKAKKRRQPVRYFNKDFEEVESL; encoded by the coding sequence ATGGGAATCAATATGAAAAATGCAGAAGGGTATCATGACCCAACTCCTCATAAAGCACTTAGTAATATCACCCGTGAGGAAAGGGCAGCAGCAAAAGCTGCCTTTAAGCCTCTTGTCTATATCTGCTCTCCTTTTAGCGGAGATATAGAAATCAATAATAAGCGGACACGGGAGTTCTGCCGTTTTGCTTTCGATAAGGGGAACATCCCGCTTGCTCCTCACCTTATGTTTCCACAGTTCATGGATGATAACAATGAACAGGAACGTGACCTCGCAATTTTTATGGATATTATCCTGATGGGCAAATGCCAAGAGGTCTGGGTTCTAGGTGATGTGATTTCAAGAGGTATGAGTATTGAAATTGAAAAAGCAAAGAAGCGCAGACAGCCGGTTAGATACTTTAATAAAGATTTTGAGGAGGTAGAGTCTCTATGA
- a CDS encoding phage antirepressor KilAC domain-containing protein, with the protein MELQVYKNAEFGSVRTTTIGGQPYFVGKDVASILGYANTRKALIDHIDEEDKDDVTIRDAIGRNQTMIAINESGLYSLILSSKMPNAKKFKRWVTNEVLPAIRKHGLYATDDLIANPDLAIAAFTALKEEREKNKELMAAVAIGQQQIAEMKPKATYYDVVLKCRDAVNISVIAKDYGWSAMRMNEYLHEKGIQYKQGTIWLLYQKYAPNGYTKTNTHIYEDSKGIQHTKVHTKWTQKGRLFIYEQLKADGIYPQIEMEV; encoded by the coding sequence ATGGAATTACAAGTTTACAAAAATGCAGAGTTCGGCTCTGTACGTACTACAACGATTGGCGGGCAACCATATTTTGTTGGCAAGGATGTAGCAAGCATTCTTGGTTATGCAAATACTCGCAAAGCTTTGATCGACCACATTGATGAAGAGGATAAGGATGACGTAACGATTCGTGACGCCATCGGAAGAAATCAAACGATGATTGCGATAAACGAATCCGGCCTTTATAGCCTCATACTCTCCAGCAAGATGCCAAATGCAAAAAAGTTTAAGCGATGGGTCACCAATGAAGTCCTCCCTGCTATTCGCAAACATGGACTTTATGCAACAGATGATTTAATCGCAAATCCTGACCTTGCCATTGCTGCATTTACTGCACTGAAAGAGGAACGTGAAAAGAACAAGGAATTGATGGCAGCCGTTGCGATTGGTCAGCAGCAAATTGCTGAGATGAAACCCAAGGCTACTTACTATGATGTGGTTCTTAAATGCAGGGATGCAGTCAATATCTCTGTGATTGCCAAAGATTACGGCTGGAGTGCCATGCGCATGAACGAATACCTTCATGAAAAAGGCATTCAGTACAAACAAGGAACTATTTGGCTTCTCTATCAAAAGTATGCTCCAAATGGATATACCAAGACTAACACTCACATTTATGAAGATAGCAAAGGTATCCAACATACGAAAGTGCATACCAAGTGGACACAAAAAGGCAGACTCTTTATCTATGAACAGTTGAAAGCGGATGGTATTTATCCGCAGATTGAGATGGAGGTGTGA
- a CDS encoding RNA polymerase sigma factor — translation MKIRVLYEDNIKNGHKNYTTIEIPDGDYSVMLDIDYEQRLAEAKPEKKSEVKRCETLQEMFDLMNNKEYNHWRRYHRHLGKPKTPYRKDDQAEDETDVMDTFADNSQEIERSLQDEYESVCQWIRTALGKKQDWADMFIAVRIDGMSIREYASSIGVSENNITQKLKRATKKLQEEYENRQI, via the coding sequence ATGAAGATTCGAGTTTTATATGAAGACAACATCAAAAATGGTCACAAGAACTACACCACAATTGAAATTCCAGATGGAGATTACAGCGTCATGCTGGATATCGACTATGAGCAACGTCTTGCAGAGGCAAAGCCTGAAAAGAAATCCGAGGTGAAACGCTGCGAGACTCTACAGGAAATGTTCGACCTCATGAACAACAAGGAATACAACCATTGGCGCCGCTATCATAGGCATCTTGGCAAGCCAAAGACTCCTTATCGTAAAGATGATCAGGCTGAAGATGAAACTGATGTCATGGATACTTTCGCTGATAACTCTCAGGAGATAGAACGGAGTCTCCAAGATGAGTACGAATCTGTCTGCCAATGGATACGCACCGCTCTTGGTAAAAAGCAGGACTGGGCAGATATGTTCATTGCAGTACGCATTGACGGTATGTCGATTCGAGAATATGCCAGTTCCATCGGTGTAAGTGAAAACAATATTACTCAGAAATTAAAGCGAGCCACAAAGAAATTACAAGAAGAATATGAAAACCGTCAGATTTGA
- the ltrA gene encoding group II intron reverse transcriptase/maturase — protein sequence MEAGKGLLALSVKVDTDFTKQKGLTDMYTKNLMKEVLSHENIELAIGQVRRNKGKPGVDGMTVDEVKAYFVRNGLEVRKQILQRQYNPQPVLRVEIPKPNGGVRLLGIPTVVDRVIQQAISQVITPIFDAEFSQYSYGFRPRKRAEMAIQQALEYMNEGYQWVVDIDLERFFDTVHHDRLMNLVARTIEDGDVISLIRKYLVSGIRTDEGDIESTMGTPQGGNLSPLLSNIMLNELDKELESRRLRFVRYADDCIILVKSEMSARRVMRNIVRFIEDKLGLIVNAEKSKIVRPNNPEFKFLGFGFFWGRKERKYLPKPHEIAINNFRKKIKYLTKRSWGVNTKYRVQKINENIRGWVNYFRIARMKMVLDKIDSNLRVRLRMCIWKLWKTPKNRRKQLRKLGMSTNEAYKNSYSSKSYARIAYSWVLTTTITNERLARFGLLSASSYYQTKHVM from the coding sequence TTGGAAGCAGGCAAAGGACTACTGGCATTGAGCGTAAAAGTAGATACCGACTTCACGAAACAGAAAGGACTAACAGACATGTATACAAAGAACTTGATGAAGGAGGTATTAAGTCACGAAAATATTGAACTGGCAATTGGACAAGTGCGGAGAAATAAAGGAAAACCTGGCGTCGATGGTATGACTGTCGATGAGGTGAAAGCTTATTTTGTACGAAATGGCCTAGAGGTGAGAAAACAAATACTTCAACGACAATACAACCCCCAACCAGTTCTGAGAGTGGAAATACCAAAACCTAATGGCGGTGTACGTTTATTGGGAATACCCACGGTCGTCGACCGTGTAATCCAACAAGCAATATCTCAAGTCATCACGCCTATATTCGACGCTGAGTTTAGCCAATACAGCTATGGTTTTCGCCCTCGTAAACGAGCTGAAATGGCCATTCAGCAGGCGTTAGAATATATGAATGAAGGCTATCAATGGGTAGTGGATATTGATTTGGAGCGATTCTTTGATACCGTTCATCATGACCGCCTTATGAATCTTGTGGCTCGAACAATAGAAGATGGCGACGTCATATCGCTTATCAGAAAATATTTGGTGAGTGGGATTCGTACAGATGAAGGTGATATTGAATCAACGATGGGTACACCTCAAGGTGGGAACTTATCCCCGTTACTCAGTAACATTATGCTCAATGAGCTAGATAAAGAACTCGAGTCACGTCGATTACGTTTTGTAAGATATGCCGATGATTGTATCATACTTGTCAAAAGTGAGATGTCTGCAAGACGAGTCATGCGTAATATTGTGCGATTTATTGAGGATAAGCTAGGGCTAATTGTAAATGCCGAGAAGTCTAAGATTGTAAGACCAAATAATCCCGAGTTTAAGTTTCTAGGCTTCGGATTCTTCTGGGGAAGGAAGGAAAGAAAGTATCTTCCAAAGCCACATGAGATTGCCATCAATAATTTTCGTAAGAAAATCAAGTATCTCACTAAACGTAGTTGGGGAGTGAACACAAAGTACCGTGTTCAGAAAATCAATGAGAATATTCGTGGATGGGTCAATTACTTTAGGATAGCCAGAATGAAAATGGTACTAGATAAAATTGATAGTAATCTACGAGTACGTTTGCGGATGTGCATTTGGAAACTATGGAAAACACCTAAAAACCGACGAAAGCAGTTACGCAAGCTCGGAATGTCGACAAATGAAGCATACAAAAACAGCTATTCTAGCAAATCATATGCCAGAATAGCCTACTCTTGGGTTTTAACCACTACCATAACAAATGAGCGATTAGCAAGATTTGGCTTACTATCCGCAAGTTCATATTATCAGACAAAACATGTCATGTAA
- a CDS encoding DEAD/DEAH box helicase, with product MQTPRNQTLAEALYRDIDKNDYLKEIYESLLYDYSINLFKLRKQQKEINIKDALRFADLLAKSTLPDKRDEHRLWGQELVILLSIVYPEDLAVKYYLGSVLSTVGNYRGLKSTYIEGFQTSNVFDGLYFEYDKSRLQIPGEEGSYFFHDQKDVYDGLNYKYFSYSGPTSMGKSFVVQTYIKQQIENGSTKNFAILVPTKALINEVRSEIIGSLQEKLKETNYRVVSASGDIVLQQEHSFIFVMTPERLLHMMIGKPQIKIDFLFIDEAHKISDRGGRSTYYYKVIAQLSKMKEMPTVIFASPNIPNPEVYLSLIPKINIDEVKKLASKYTPVCQFKYFLDLCEGQAYFYNDYSKSLSSIGKIPQEDELSDIVNRVGSTQQNIIYCNSRQKVVDYAVQYASKLPIKDDEKLISLANDIRNEVHNDCYLADLIQRGVAYHVGYLPTNIRLRIEKSFVDGILRTIFCTSTLVEGVNLPADNLFITSYRNGNSNMDEVEFRNLVGRVGRIKYNLYGNVFLIRMEDRLKTQNYIDLLQNDVPKQEISINLIDNKKYLSLVVDDLARGDMELTKVREAATEKDFDALRKFAMIFTKDIAEDNITPIREAFSSLLDEESEYKIKENFPVEKTSDDINFSYDQIINLRELVESGQEYPKLTGENDEVDFEELVDFLMKLRKVFKWDIYEKRTIGKSGTYREDSVVRWYAVILLRWIRGNGLSQIIYHALKYKEKNPNSGVWVGNMKMADVYNKNSKSHKNYIISETLGVIENVLLFSISNYFRKFSLEYKDVHQVDHFQNDWYEYVEYGTTNPLTIFLQQSGFSRESSKYIEEPTNQNKYLIEVDGEIQIHRSILTCGNVGVETEAHDIQFNMPELFID from the coding sequence ATGCAAACACCAAGAAATCAGACTCTTGCCGAAGCACTGTATAGAGATATTGACAAGAATGATTATTTGAAAGAAATATACGAATCATTGCTTTATGATTATTCAATCAATCTGTTTAAGTTAAGAAAACAGCAAAAAGAAATAAATATAAAAGATGCATTAAGATTTGCAGATTTGTTAGCAAAATCCACCCTTCCAGATAAACGTGATGAACATCGCTTGTGGGGTCAGGAACTCGTGATTTTGTTAAGTATTGTTTATCCAGAGGATTTAGCAGTAAAGTATTACCTCGGTTCTGTTCTTTCGACAGTTGGTAATTATCGTGGCTTGAAATCCACTTATATTGAGGGATTTCAAACTTCTAATGTGTTTGATGGTTTGTATTTTGAGTATGATAAATCTAGGTTACAAATACCAGGTGAAGAGGGCAGTTATTTTTTTCATGATCAGAAAGATGTGTATGATGGATTAAATTACAAGTACTTTAGCTATTCTGGACCTACTTCTATGGGAAAATCATTTGTCGTACAAACATATATTAAACAACAAATAGAAAATGGTTCAACCAAGAATTTCGCTATTCTTGTACCCACTAAAGCTTTGATAAACGAAGTCAGAAGTGAAATAATTGGAAGTCTTCAAGAAAAGCTAAAAGAGACAAATTATCGTGTTGTCAGTGCATCTGGAGATATTGTATTACAACAAGAACACAGCTTCATTTTTGTTATGACTCCTGAACGTCTACTGCATATGATGATAGGCAAGCCACAGATAAAAATAGATTTCCTATTTATAGATGAGGCTCACAAAATATCTGATAGAGGAGGGCGGAGTACATATTACTATAAAGTGATTGCACAGCTATCTAAGATGAAGGAAATGCCAACAGTAATTTTTGCGTCTCCAAATATTCCAAACCCTGAGGTATACCTCAGTTTGATACCAAAAATCAATATAGATGAAGTGAAAAAACTAGCATCAAAATATACACCGGTATGCCAGTTTAAATATTTTCTAGATTTGTGCGAAGGTCAAGCTTATTTTTATAATGATTATTCAAAATCATTATCATCTATAGGAAAAATACCACAAGAAGATGAGCTGAGTGATATTGTTAATCGAGTTGGATCCACACAACAAAACATTATCTATTGTAATTCGAGACAAAAAGTTGTCGATTATGCTGTACAATATGCAAGCAAACTTCCTATTAAAGATGATGAGAAACTTATCTCATTAGCTAATGATATCCGTAATGAAGTCCATAATGATTGTTATCTTGCTGATTTAATACAACGAGGCGTAGCATATCATGTCGGATACCTCCCTACCAACATCCGATTAAGAATAGAGAAGAGTTTTGTTGATGGTATTCTAAGAACAATATTCTGTACTAGCACACTTGTTGAAGGAGTAAATCTACCAGCAGACAATTTATTTATTACAAGCTATAGAAACGGAAATTCTAATATGGATGAGGTGGAATTTAGAAACTTAGTAGGACGTGTTGGGCGCATAAAATATAATTTATATGGAAATGTGTTCTTGATTCGCATGGAGGACAGACTTAAAACTCAGAATTATATTGATTTACTTCAAAACGATGTTCCAAAACAAGAGATTTCCATTAACTTAATAGATAACAAAAAATATTTAAGCTTGGTAGTTGATGATTTAGCTCGTGGTGATATGGAATTGACTAAGGTTCGTGAAGCAGCTACAGAAAAGGACTTTGATGCTCTACGTAAATTTGCAATGATTTTTACCAAAGATATTGCAGAGGATAATATTACACCTATACGAGAAGCTTTTTCATCGCTATTAGATGAAGAAAGTGAATATAAAATAAAAGAAAACTTTCCTGTCGAAAAGACAAGTGACGATATCAATTTTTCATACGACCAAATTATCAATTTAAGAGAGCTTGTTGAAAGTGGACAAGAATATCCAAAATTAACAGGAGAAAATGATGAGGTTGATTTTGAAGAATTAGTCGATTTCCTCATGAAACTTCGAAAGGTTTTCAAATGGGATATTTATGAAAAACGTACGATAGGAAAATCAGGTACCTATAGAGAGGACTCTGTTGTCAGGTGGTATGCAGTTATCCTATTAAGATGGATTAGGGGCAATGGCCTTAGTCAGATTATATACCATGCACTTAAATATAAAGAGAAAAATCCAAATTCAGGTGTATGGGTTGGCAATATGAAAATGGCTGATGTTTATAATAAGAACTCCAAATCCCACAAAAACTATATTATTTCTGAAACACTTGGTGTAATTGAAAATGTCCTTTTATTTAGTATCTCAAATTATTTTAGGAAATTTTCCCTGGAATATAAGGATGTACATCAAGTAGATCATTTCCAAAATGATTGGTATGAATATGTGGAATACGGTACAACAAATCCTTTGACTATTTTTCTTCAACAAAGTGGTTTTTCACGAGAATCTTCAAAATATATAGAAGAACCAACTAATCAGAATAAATATTTAATAGAAGTTGATGGTGAAATACAAATTCACCGTTCGATACTGACATGTGGTAATGTCGGTGTAGAAACTGAAGCACACGATATACAATTTAATATGCCTGAATTATTTATAGATTAG
- a CDS encoding DUF1837 domain-containing protein has product MKRLCFGTLMHILYQARNQKVTNDLLCDAIFSSYSQTTNSFDSSLPGHLKSGRNNVPPDVIAAARDTSFEDAERVFENKVVKLIKDSKRESVVRAIKEILREDSNIQDQTVIGYIKGYEKNNIINNSTFSLSALLASVFYFAIIEVKNQECKKAIKEIDKSYVESFDLSDEQIYFESAKAESQIPLHKTLHDPTFERVFEKVSSINIFGLSNPSNVHIYGVDANNCKFKFRALKEYLVDNIGNYVFSRAKTNRLITSKKSYAIGSQALVKFMQAYGASAETVLGEMLLYVFMEQELNAPKIMSKIEINDLGRSIESKSDGVHLLAINDNGQLFHQLVFGASDVHGDLAIAIDRAFDKIIEIESNSDTELKMVENTTHGSIYDSDTTNYMVNLLIPNKASVAKPDMAFGVFLGYTLSLGYTETNNNKYRIAVKEQMKRDISALKPYIEQKIFDNGMSGYNFYFYVVPFNDAPLEKSSIISEMLDGR; this is encoded by the coding sequence ATGAAACGATTATGTTTTGGTACACTTATGCACATATTGTATCAAGCTCGTAACCAAAAAGTTACGAATGATTTGTTGTGCGATGCCATCTTTTCTTCTTATTCTCAAACAACAAATTCTTTTGATAGTTCCTTGCCTGGACATCTCAAAAGTGGCCGGAATAATGTACCACCAGATGTGATTGCCGCTGCTAGAGATACATCATTTGAAGATGCAGAGAGAGTATTTGAAAATAAAGTAGTAAAATTAATAAAAGATAGTAAGCGTGAATCGGTAGTTCGTGCTATTAAAGAAATTTTGCGTGAGGATTCAAATATTCAAGATCAAACTGTGATTGGATATATTAAGGGCTATGAAAAAAATAACATCATAAATAATTCTACATTTAGCTTATCTGCTCTTTTGGCATCCGTATTTTACTTTGCGATAATTGAAGTTAAAAACCAAGAATGTAAAAAAGCAATAAAAGAAATTGATAAAAGTTATGTAGAGTCTTTTGACCTATCTGATGAGCAGATTTATTTTGAAAGTGCAAAAGCTGAATCTCAAATCCCTTTACATAAGACTTTACATGACCCGACTTTTGAGAGGGTATTTGAAAAAGTGTCCTCTATAAATATATTTGGTTTATCTAATCCATCCAATGTACATATATACGGTGTTGACGCTAATAATTGCAAGTTTAAGTTTAGGGCGCTAAAGGAATATCTTGTGGATAACATAGGAAACTATGTATTTTCTAGAGCGAAAACAAACAGACTTATTACTTCAAAGAAAAGTTATGCTATAGGTTCACAAGCTTTAGTTAAATTTATGCAAGCTTATGGAGCCTCTGCAGAAACGGTCCTAGGAGAAATGCTCCTTTATGTATTTATGGAACAAGAGCTAAATGCACCTAAAATAATGAGCAAAATCGAAATAAATGATCTGGGTAGAAGCATCGAAAGTAAAAGTGATGGGGTTCACCTACTTGCTATAAATGATAATGGCCAGCTATTCCATCAGCTTGTCTTTGGAGCATCAGATGTTCATGGAGATTTAGCCATAGCGATCGACCGTGCATTCGATAAGATTATTGAGATTGAAAGTAACAGTGACACTGAATTAAAGATGGTGGAGAACACCACGCATGGAAGTATCTATGATTCTGATACAACAAATTATATGGTTAATCTTCTGATACCTAATAAAGCTAGTGTAGCAAAACCAGATATGGCCTTTGGTGTTTTCCTTGGTTATACACTTTCGTTAGGCTACACAGAAACTAATAATAACAAGTATCGTATTGCAGTCAAAGAACAGATGAAGAGAGATATTTCTGCTCTAAAGCCGTATATTGAACAGAAAATTTTTGATAACGGTATGAGTGGGTATAATTTTTATTTTTACGTTGTGCCCTTTAATGATGCTCCATTAGAGAAGAGCAGTATCATATCGGAAATGCTTGATGGGAGGTAG
- a CDS encoding YdbC family protein, producing the protein MELNLISWNDREPKYDIRDWAPEQEKMGKGVTLSVEELKKLKEILNEMEL; encoded by the coding sequence ATTGAGCTGAATTTAATCAGCTGGAATGACAGGGAACCTAAATATGACATCAGAGATTGGGCACCTGAACAGGAGAAAATGGGCAAAGGTGTAACCTTAAGCGTAGAAGAACTTAAAAAGCTTAAGGAGATACTGAATGAAATGGAACTTTAG
- a CDS encoding restriction endonuclease subunit S, translated as MNAQDLKNSILQLAIQGKLVEQREEEGTAGELIEKIQAERKQLFKEGKIKKQKKLPEIKEDEIPFDIPESWEWVRLIDLSLFIKAGGDKPKDFLKSKTETHTVPVIANGIQNDGIIGYTKEATIEESCITVSGRGTIGFSCLRTEPFTPVVRLLVINISDQLDNKYVQNVLTALLEKGVGTSIKQLTVPMIEPKLIPLPPLEEQKRIVAKIEELMPYVEQYDKAYTEVEELNKKFPEDMQKSILQYAIQGKLVEQREEDGTAEDLYKQIQEEKKKLIKEGKIKKTKVLPEITEDEIPFDIPENWKWVRLGELLYKLTDGTHSTPKYTATGVPFISVKDISSGKMDFSNTKFISQEEHESLYKRCDPERDDILLTKVGTTGIPVIVDTDKEFSLFVSVALLKFNTELIYNKYFMYVIKAPVVQIQARENTRGVGNKNWVMRDIANTILPLPPLGEQKRIVEKIEEMLPQTKQLVKE; from the coding sequence ATGAATGCACAGGACTTAAAGAACAGTATCCTTCAACTTGCCATACAGGGGAAACTTGTAGAACAGCGGGAAGAAGAAGGTACTGCAGGAGAATTAATTGAGAAGATTCAAGCTGAGAGGAAACAGCTTTTTAAAGAAGGTAAAATTAAAAAGCAGAAAAAACTGCCAGAAATCAAGGAAGATGAGATTCCATTTGATATTCCAGAGAGTTGGGAATGGGTTAGACTAATTGACTTATCACTATTTATAAAAGCTGGCGGGGATAAACCAAAAGATTTTTTGAAAAGCAAAACAGAAACGCATACAGTTCCAGTAATAGCCAATGGTATACAAAATGATGGCATAATAGGATATACGAAAGAAGCTACAATAGAAGAATCGTGTATTACGGTTTCTGGAAGAGGAACAATTGGATTTTCGTGTCTGAGGACTGAACCATTTACACCTGTTGTAAGGTTACTCGTAATAAACATTTCTGATCAATTAGATAATAAGTATGTTCAAAATGTTCTAACAGCATTACTTGAAAAAGGCGTGGGAACAAGTATAAAGCAGTTGACAGTTCCAATGATTGAGCCGAAGCTAATCCCCCTCCCCCCACTAGAAGAACAAAAGCGCATCGTAGCAAAGATCGAAGAGCTAATGCCTTATGTAGAACAATACGATAAAGCCTATACTGAGGTGGAGGAACTGAATAAAAAGTTCCCAGAAGATATGCAAAAATCTATTTTACAATATGCCATCCAAGGCAAGCTGGTAGAGCAGCGAGAAGAAGATGGAACAGCAGAAGACCTTTATAAGCAAATTCAAGAAGAAAAGAAAAAGCTGATTAAGGAAGGGAAGATTAAAAAGACTAAGGTTCTTCCGGAGATCACAGAAGATGAGATTCCATTTGATATTCCGGAGAATTGGAAGTGGGTTAGGTTAGGAGAACTCCTATATAAATTAACTGATGGGACTCATAGTACCCCTAAATACACTGCTACAGGTGTTCCATTTATATCTGTCAAAGACATTAGTAGTGGGAAGATGGATTTTTCTAATACAAAATTTATCTCACAAGAAGAACACGAGTCTCTTTACAAAAGATGTGATCCGGAACGGGATGATATACTTCTAACTAAAGTTGGAACTACTGGAATTCCTGTCATAGTGGATACTGATAAAGAGTTTAGCCTATTCGTTAGCGTTGCACTTCTAAAATTTAATACTGAGTTGATATACAATAAGTATTTCATGTACGTAATTAAAGCACCTGTTGTACAAATTCAAGCCAGAGAAAATACTAGAGGTGTTGGTAATAAGAATTGGGTTATGAGAGATATAGCAAATACTATTCTACCTCTCCCCCCACTTGGAGAACAAAAACGTATTGTGGAGAAGATAGAAGAAATGTTACCACAAACAAAACAGCTTGTGAAGGAGTAA
- a CDS encoding HsdM family class I SAM-dependent methyltransferase, translated as MKRIQDVMRNDSGVNGDAQRIEQIVWILFLKIYDAKEETWELLNDNYKSILPEGLKWRDWAVDRKDGEALTGDALLDFVNNTLFPTLKNLEIDENTPMSQVIVRYAFEDANNYQKDGVLLRQVVNIIDEIDFTEYKERHEFGAIYESFLKDLQSAGNAGEFYTPRAVTDFMVKVVKPVLGDRIGDFACGTGGFLTSALNELDKQVGNSLENREIYNKSVYGIEKKALPHMLCVTNMLIHDIDDPNILHGNALEMDYKDMRKMEPFDVILMNPPYGGSEKDSVKSNFPTELRSSETADLFMNVIMYRLKKNGRCAVIIPDGFLFGTDNGKFNIKKKLFSEFNLHTVVRMPHSVFAPYTSIRTNILFFDNTEPTKETWFYRVDMPEGYKNFSKTRPMKLEHFNDALSWWENREEIEVDGFPKAKRYTIDEIVERSYNIDLCGFPHEEEVILEPMDLIQKYQEKRASLNAEIDHVLEQITSMFGGN; from the coding sequence GTGAAAAGAATCCAGGATGTCATGCGAAATGACTCGGGCGTTAATGGTGATGCCCAAAGAATTGAGCAGATCGTGTGGATTCTGTTCTTAAAAATATATGATGCAAAAGAAGAAACATGGGAGCTGTTAAATGATAATTACAAGTCTATCCTTCCAGAAGGACTTAAATGGCGTGATTGGGCGGTGGATAGAAAAGATGGAGAAGCACTCACAGGGGATGCCCTCCTGGACTTTGTCAACAATACATTATTTCCAACTTTAAAGAATCTTGAAATTGATGAAAACACACCAATGAGCCAGGTCATTGTTCGCTATGCCTTTGAAGATGCTAACAACTATCAGAAAGATGGTGTGCTTCTAAGGCAAGTGGTCAATATCATTGATGAGATTGACTTTACCGAATACAAGGAGCGCCATGAGTTTGGTGCCATTTATGAGTCTTTCCTAAAAGACCTTCAAAGTGCTGGTAATGCCGGTGAGTTCTACACACCAAGGGCAGTGACAGACTTTATGGTTAAAGTAGTAAAGCCTGTCCTAGGCGATAGAATCGGAGACTTCGCCTGTGGTACCGGTGGCTTCTTGACCTCTGCCCTCAATGAATTAGATAAACAGGTAGGTAACTCATTGGAGAATAGAGAAATCTACAATAAATCCGTTTATGGTATTGAGAAGAAGGCACTTCCTCATATGCTTTGTGTGACCAATATGTTGATTCATGATATCGATGATCCAAATATCCTCCATGGTAATGCACTGGAGATGGACTATAAAGATATGCGGAAGATGGAACCTTTCGATGTGATCTTAATGAATCCTCCTTATGGTGGAAGTGAGAAAGACAGCGTGAAGTCTAACTTCCCAACAGAACTTAGAAGTTCTGAAACAGCAGATTTATTTATGAATGTGATTATGTACAGGCTTAAGAAAAATGGTAGATGTGCTGTAATCATTCCAGACGGGTTCCTTTTTGGTACAGATAACGGAAAGTTTAATATCAAGAAAAAGCTGTTCAGTGAATTTAATCTTCACACAGTTGTAAGAATGCCACACAGCGTTTTTGCGCCTTATACATCTATAAGAACTAATATCCTGTTCTTTGATAATACAGAACCAACCAAGGAAACCTGGTTCTATCGTGTGGATATGCCAGAAGGCTACAAGAATTTCTCCAAAACCAGACCGATGAAGCTGGAACATTTTAACGATGCCCTTAGCTGGTGGGAGAACAGAGAAGAGATCGAAGTGGATGGTTTTCCAAAAGCCAAGAGATACACAATTGATGAAATTGTAGAAAGAAGCTATAATATTGATCTTTGTGGATTCCCTCATGAAGAAGAAGTGATTCTTGAACCTATGGATTTGATTCAAAAATACCAGGAGAAGCGGGCATCTCTTAATGCAGAAATCGATCATGTATTAGAACAGATTACTTCTATGTTTGGAGGTAATTAA